One Tessaracoccus lacteus DNA window includes the following coding sequences:
- a CDS encoding DUF2505 domain-containing protein has protein sequence MQFDYTHTYATTPDKVVDLMRTEEFIDDVATHAGAVSHTVEVGPEKTLLAMKLPVPESLAKFVGATISLEMTFRFQPPAADGSVTGTVDVDVAGLPVDVAARALLTPTGGTTVAHYAGTLTVKIPLVGRKVEKQVEPFIRDAFGGLERRAAAWLAR, from the coding sequence ATGCAGTTCGATTACACCCACACGTACGCGACCACACCCGACAAAGTCGTCGACCTGATGCGCACCGAGGAGTTCATCGACGACGTCGCCACCCACGCCGGAGCGGTGTCGCACACGGTCGAGGTGGGGCCGGAGAAGACCCTTCTCGCGATGAAGCTGCCCGTCCCAGAGAGCCTGGCGAAGTTCGTGGGCGCGACGATCTCGCTGGAGATGACCTTCCGGTTCCAGCCGCCCGCCGCTGACGGCAGCGTCACGGGAACGGTCGACGTGGACGTGGCCGGTCTGCCCGTGGATGTGGCGGCCCGCGCGCTGCTGACCCCCACCGGCGGCACCACGGTGGCCCACTATGCGGGTACGTTGACCGTGAAGATCCCGCTGGTCGGACGCAAGGTGGAGAAGCAGGTGGAGCCCTTCATCCGCGATGCCTTCGGCGGCCTGGAGCGCCGCGCCGCCGCCTGGCTGGCCCGCTGA
- a CDS encoding Rv3235 family protein: protein MTTMLSPRPSASAIHPDQEVPPGALALILATLEAMTGRRALHQVRPRLSERAFLELALHAGAGVYRRMPPGRLRAQMPTPQAVEATVSLMRGDRWVSCVIRLDATRRSWMCSEFVILAPRTAAA, encoded by the coding sequence ATGACGACGATGCTCTCACCCCGGCCCAGCGCCTCGGCGATCCACCCGGACCAGGAGGTCCCGCCCGGCGCCCTCGCCCTCATCCTGGCCACCCTGGAGGCAATGACCGGGCGTCGTGCCCTGCACCAGGTGCGTCCCCGCCTGTCCGAGCGCGCGTTCCTCGAGTTGGCGCTCCACGCGGGCGCCGGCGTGTATCGACGCATGCCGCCCGGGCGGCTGAGGGCGCAGATGCCCACGCCACAGGCCGTGGAGGCGACCGTGTCGCTGATGCGCGGCGACCGGTGGGTCAGCTGCGTTATCCGGCTGGACGCGACGCGGCGGTCCTGGATGTGCAGCGAGTTCGTCATCCTCGCACCCAGGACCGCCGCGGCGTGA
- a CDS encoding PHP domain-containing protein, translating to MKIDLHTHSRVSDGTDTPTGLVMRAFDAGLDVIALCDHDSFGGVPEAQEAGKRIGVKVISGLEMSTEYAGRSVHLLGYGCDPYDRGLGEELARIRVGRTERIPAMLQRLAELGLPVTVEDLQAAAHGAPVIGRPHVADALVAKGYAADRDEAFARWLHDGGPAYVSRYACPLERAIDLVHDARGVAVIAHPWSRGTREVLTAPYLESLVTTHGLEGIEVDHPDHDEDTRSLLFEMGARLGLIRTGSSDYHGTGKKNNPLGANLTRPSAYRDLTSRIRRRGGVV from the coding sequence ATGAAGATCGACCTCCACACGCATTCGCGGGTCTCCGACGGGACGGATACGCCGACCGGCCTTGTCATGCGGGCCTTCGACGCAGGGCTCGACGTTATCGCGCTCTGCGACCACGACTCCTTCGGCGGCGTTCCGGAGGCGCAGGAGGCTGGCAAGCGCATCGGGGTGAAGGTCATCAGTGGCCTCGAGATGTCCACCGAGTACGCGGGGCGGTCCGTGCACCTTCTCGGCTACGGCTGCGACCCCTACGACCGGGGGCTGGGGGAGGAGCTGGCCCGCATCCGCGTCGGCCGCACCGAGCGCATTCCTGCCATGCTGCAACGGCTGGCCGAGCTCGGCCTGCCCGTCACGGTCGAGGACCTGCAGGCCGCGGCCCACGGCGCCCCCGTCATCGGGCGGCCGCACGTCGCGGACGCGCTCGTGGCGAAGGGCTACGCCGCCGACAGGGACGAGGCGTTCGCCCGCTGGCTGCACGACGGGGGGCCGGCCTACGTCTCGCGATACGCCTGCCCTCTGGAGCGTGCCATCGACCTCGTGCACGACGCACGCGGCGTGGCGGTGATCGCCCACCCCTGGTCCCGGGGCACCCGTGAGGTGCTGACGGCGCCCTACCTGGAGTCGCTGGTCACGACGCATGGCCTCGAGGGGATTGAGGTCGATCATCCGGACCATGACGAGGACACGAGGTCTCTGCTGTTCGAGATGGGTGCCCGGCTCGGTCTGATCCGCACCGGGTCGAGCGACTACCACGGCACGGGCAAGAAGAACAACCCCCTCGGCGCAAACCTGACGCGACCCTCGGCGTACCGGGACCTGACCTCGCGGATCAGGCGCCGAGGCGGCGTCGTCTGA
- a CDS encoding DUF6912 family protein, protein MKRQLVFIPVGPDELGVMSGDPAIVQRTAYTVTDELVAELGYEAKDAEDAEYAALVLASVAALCSYGARTVVVAEVDPALVSGGVDPVNGQIVLASCPVGAITSWFADEPGADVADAAAISRGLTIDQAWDQPAVQALLNSHDLLWNDVVEYRRGEEG, encoded by the coding sequence GTGAAGCGACAACTGGTTTTCATCCCCGTCGGCCCCGATGAACTGGGCGTCATGAGCGGTGACCCCGCCATCGTGCAGCGCACCGCCTACACCGTCACCGACGAGCTCGTCGCCGAACTCGGCTACGAGGCCAAGGACGCCGAGGACGCCGAGTACGCCGCGCTCGTGCTGGCATCGGTCGCGGCGCTGTGCAGCTACGGGGCGCGGACGGTCGTCGTGGCGGAGGTCGATCCGGCCCTCGTGTCGGGGGGAGTGGACCCGGTCAACGGGCAGATCGTGCTCGCCTCCTGTCCCGTCGGGGCGATCACCTCGTGGTTCGCCGACGAGCCCGGCGCCGATGTCGCCGACGCCGCGGCCATCAGCCGGGGACTCACGATCGACCAGGCCTGGGACCAGCCGGCGGTGCAGGCACTCCTGAACTCGCATGATCTACTCTGGAACGACGTCGTCGAGTACCGGCGAGGTGAGGAGGGCTGA
- a CDS encoding Ku protein, which yields MPRAIWKGAVSFGLVSIPVKLYGATEDKDVSFHQVHSLDGGRIRYQRICERCGEVVSFADIAKGFEAADGRTAILTDEDFSHLPLSTLRSVDVVQFVHADDIDPTYIDRTYFLQADSVGVKPYVLLREALTSAGQVAVVKVALRQRESLALIRARDDLLLLHTMYWPDELRDGSFAAPPADVTVTDDEVALAKLLIGQLEGSFDPEAHSDSYREALLQVVEAKLSGGEAPAPAEQGGGGDVVDLMAALKASVEAARQRREDAAKAKAS from the coding sequence ATGCCGCGGGCCATCTGGAAGGGGGCCGTGTCCTTCGGGCTGGTGAGCATCCCCGTGAAGCTGTACGGCGCCACCGAGGACAAGGACGTCTCGTTCCACCAGGTGCACTCCCTGGACGGAGGACGCATCCGGTATCAGCGGATCTGCGAGAGATGCGGCGAGGTCGTGTCCTTCGCCGACATCGCCAAGGGCTTCGAGGCCGCGGACGGCCGCACCGCGATCCTGACCGACGAGGACTTCTCGCATCTCCCGCTGTCCACGCTGAGGTCGGTCGACGTCGTCCAGTTCGTGCACGCCGACGACATCGACCCGACCTATATCGACCGCACCTACTTTCTGCAGGCCGACAGCGTCGGGGTGAAACCCTACGTGTTGCTGCGAGAGGCCCTGACCAGTGCCGGCCAGGTGGCGGTTGTGAAGGTCGCGCTCCGGCAGCGTGAGTCGCTGGCGTTGATCCGGGCCCGCGACGACCTGCTGCTGCTGCACACGATGTACTGGCCCGACGAGCTGAGGGACGGGTCCTTCGCGGCGCCGCCCGCCGACGTCACCGTGACCGACGACGAGGTCGCTCTCGCGAAGCTGCTGATCGGCCAGCTGGAGGGGTCCTTCGATCCCGAGGCCCACAGCGACTCCTACCGCGAGGCGCTGTTGCAGGTCGTCGAGGCGAAGCTCTCCGGCGGCGAGGCGCCGGCCCCGGCGGAGCAGGGGGGTGGCGGCGACGTGGTCGACCTCATGGCTGCGCTGAAGGCGTCGGTCGAGGCGGCACGGCAGCGGCGCGAGGACGCGGCGAAGGCGAAGGCGAGCTGA
- a CDS encoding DEAD/DEAH box helicase, which produces MSDNENPVDETFADLGVHESITSALAEAGIVHPFMIQTLAIPLALGGSDLIGQARTGTGKTLAFGVSLLHRMVTLSDGVKPSHGKPRALVVCPTRELALQVGRDLDVAGKDLKMRVLTIYGGTGYDEQLGTLEAGIDIAVGTPGRLLDLADRGALDLSEIQVLVLDEADEMLDLGFLPDVERLLRKTPASRQTMMFSATMPGPILALARATLNHPINIRAEGADAQMTVPDITQFVYQAHDLDKPEIIGRILQGRETTKVMVFCRTKRAAQRLTDDLVDRGFPAASIHGDLNQQARERALKKFRAGTISVLVATDVAARGIDISGVSHVINHECPDNDATYVHRIGRTGRAGHTGVAVTLVDWSDVHRWKLINEALKLGIPEPVETYSTSPHLYTDLDIPEGTKGRMPGTAPKARERTERRTEGGEAGRGRRRTRGTEAKGDRPAEGSGSAEGERRPRRRRRTRGGVDVPRTQPATETPAAE; this is translated from the coding sequence CTGAGCGACAACGAGAATCCGGTCGACGAGACGTTCGCCGACCTTGGAGTGCATGAATCCATCACCTCGGCTCTCGCCGAGGCCGGCATCGTCCACCCGTTCATGATCCAGACCCTCGCCATCCCCCTGGCGCTCGGCGGTTCTGACCTGATCGGGCAGGCGCGCACCGGAACCGGCAAGACGCTGGCCTTCGGCGTCAGCCTGCTGCACCGCATGGTCACGCTGTCCGACGGGGTGAAGCCGTCCCACGGCAAGCCCCGCGCGCTGGTGGTCTGCCCGACGCGTGAGCTCGCGCTGCAAGTCGGCCGCGACCTCGACGTCGCAGGCAAGGACCTCAAAATGCGGGTCCTGACCATCTACGGCGGCACCGGCTACGACGAGCAGCTCGGCACCCTCGAGGCGGGCATCGACATCGCCGTCGGTACCCCGGGTCGTCTGCTGGACCTCGCGGACCGTGGCGCCCTCGACCTCAGCGAGATCCAGGTCCTCGTCCTCGACGAGGCCGACGAGATGCTGGACCTTGGCTTCCTGCCGGACGTCGAGCGTCTGCTGCGCAAGACCCCCGCATCCCGCCAGACGATGATGTTCTCCGCCACCATGCCCGGCCCGATCCTGGCCCTGGCCCGCGCGACGCTGAACCACCCGATCAACATCCGCGCCGAGGGCGCCGACGCACAGATGACCGTCCCGGACATCACGCAGTTCGTTTACCAGGCGCACGACCTCGACAAGCCCGAGATCATCGGCCGCATCCTCCAGGGACGCGAGACCACCAAGGTCATGGTCTTCTGCCGCACCAAGCGCGCGGCGCAGCGACTGACCGACGACCTGGTCGACCGCGGCTTCCCGGCGGCCTCCATCCACGGCGACCTGAATCAACAGGCGCGTGAGCGTGCCCTGAAGAAGTTCCGCGCCGGGACGATCTCCGTGCTCGTCGCCACGGACGTCGCCGCCCGCGGCATCGACATCTCCGGCGTCAGCCACGTCATCAACCACGAGTGCCCCGACAACGACGCAACCTACGTGCACCGGATCGGCCGGACGGGCCGCGCCGGCCACACGGGCGTCGCCGTCACGCTGGTCGACTGGTCGGATGTGCACCGCTGGAAGCTGATCAACGAGGCGCTGAAGCTCGGCATCCCCGAGCCCGTCGAGACCTACTCGACGTCGCCGCACCTCTACACGGACCTCGACATCCCGGAGGGCACCAAGGGCCGCATGCCCGGCACCGCGCCCAAGGCGCGCGAACGCACCGAGCGTCGGACCGAGGGCGGCGAGGCAGGCCGTGGCCGGCGCCGCACCCGCGGCACCGAGGCCAAGGGCGACCGCCCGGCCGAGGGCTCCGGCAGCGCCGAGGGCGAGCGTCGTCCGCGACGTCGCCGCCGCACGCGCGGCGGCGTCGACGTGCCGCGCACGCAGCCGGCGACGGAGACTCCCGCCGCCGAGTGA
- a CDS encoding DUF3107 domain-containing protein yields MEIKIGIAHLSREVALESTATPEEVSELVRKAVEDKTLLDLVDEKGRRILIPGDRIGYVDLGSPTARAVGFGAV; encoded by the coding sequence ATGGAAATCAAGATCGGCATCGCCCACCTCTCACGAGAGGTCGCGCTGGAGTCCACCGCCACCCCGGAGGAGGTCTCCGAGCTGGTGCGCAAGGCCGTCGAGGACAAGACGCTGCTGGATCTGGTCGACGAGAAGGGACGCCGCATCCTCATCCCGGGCGACCGCATCGGCTACGTTGACCTGGGCAGCCCGACGGCTCGCGCGGTGGGTTTCGGCGCCGTCTGA
- a CDS encoding PP2C family protein-serine/threonine phosphatase → MDLTEGNPMHEQAGRSERSHYLRFPAPWIAGCSDTGLRHRTNQDALCMAVREGEPHAAMLALADGVTTAHGSEVASAVATETAIEFMTQGHDRGYAPNVVFMKAFAEANQAVLDAGDDPSACTLIAAMVAGNTIAVGNVGDSRAYWVGEDGSCQLLSTDDSMAQARIMLGMSRAEAEQSSQAHAITKWLGRQSMNASPSVTTLQPVGPGWLLLCSDGLWNYASSPDDMSALFARVAATSTPTDALAEALVAWAIERGGRDNITVIVARIDP, encoded by the coding sequence ATGGACCTGACGGAAGGGAACCCGATGCACGAGCAGGCTGGCCGGTCGGAGCGTTCCCACTACCTCAGATTTCCGGCTCCCTGGATCGCCGGCTGCAGCGACACGGGGCTCAGGCACCGCACAAATCAGGATGCCCTGTGCATGGCGGTTCGTGAGGGCGAACCCCACGCCGCGATGCTGGCGCTGGCCGACGGGGTGACCACCGCGCACGGCTCCGAGGTGGCATCGGCCGTCGCCACCGAGACGGCCATCGAGTTCATGACGCAGGGCCACGACCGGGGATACGCGCCCAACGTCGTGTTCATGAAGGCCTTCGCCGAGGCCAACCAGGCCGTCCTCGACGCGGGTGACGACCCGTCGGCCTGCACGCTGATCGCCGCGATGGTCGCGGGAAACACCATCGCCGTCGGCAACGTCGGCGACTCGCGCGCCTACTGGGTCGGCGAGGACGGGTCGTGTCAGCTGCTCAGCACCGACGACTCGATGGCCCAGGCCCGGATCATGCTCGGCATGTCGCGCGCTGAGGCAGAGCAGTCCAGCCAGGCCCACGCCATCACGAAGTGGCTGGGCCGGCAGTCGATGAATGCGTCCCCCAGCGTGACGACGCTGCAGCCCGTCGGACCGGGGTGGCTGCTGTTGTGCTCCGACGGGCTTTGGAACTATGCAAGCTCGCCCGACGACATGTCGGCGCTCTTCGCCCGCGTCGCGGCGACCAGTACGCCGACCGACGCGCTGGCCGAGGCTCTGGTGGCATGGGCCATCGAGCGCGGCGGCCGCGACAACATCACGGTCATCGTGGCCCGCATCGACCCCTGA
- the secA gene encoding preprotein translocase subunit SecA — translation MEFLSGLGSGAQLRKLQKVADQVNSIEEDFQAMSDAELRAETDKFRERIADGESLDRIMPEAFAVVREASVRVLGKRHFDVQLMGGAALHWGNIAEMKTGEGKTLVGTLPAYLNALTGRGVHIVTTNDYLAKYQSEQMGRIHHFLGLEVGAILAQMTPEERREAYACDITYGTNNEFGFDYLRDNMALRKSDMVQRGHHFAIVDEVDSILIDEARTPLIISGPAEDNKEWYPVFSRLARTLTRDTDYEVDEKKRTISVLAPGIEKVEDRLGIENLYESANTPLIGYLNNSIKAKELFKRDKDYVIADGEVLIVDEHTGRTLAGRRYNEGLHQALEAKEGVKVKDEYQTLATITLQNYFRMYDKLAGMTGTAKTEESEFQKIYGLGVIPIPTNRPMVRIDQPDLIYRTQEAKYDAIVADVVERHAKGQPVLIGTASVEKSEVLSALLKKAQVTHTVLNAKQHEREAAIVAEAGRKGAVTVSTNMAGRGTDIMLGGNPEFLADLQLRKEGLDPVDTPEEYEARWNDTLEALEKQTQVEHEEVVEAGGLYVIGSERHESRRIDNQLRGRSGRQGDPGESRFYLSLSDDLMRLFRPELLERALLMMKVPDDVPIDMKSVSKSIEGAQKQVEGQNFEMRKNVLKYDDVMNRQRHAIYGDRRRVLDGADVSEQLRSTCERVVADVVRAHTVGIPEDWDLETMFTELKTLYPVSISVEDVEDEIPEQGELIELVQADALKAYDAREAELGSETMRELERQVLLTVLDRKWREHLYEMDYLREGIGLRAMAQRDPLVEYQREGGDMFNAMMEAFMEEVVGFLFNLEVKPRAVADAPQVGVVTDEHGNRVDIGTLTAALDAGEADEAADEPEPEPAAPLAKGLERKADANLSYSAPSETGEATDVSGAAKAEPKVGRNQPCPCGSGKKYKFCHGRAGA, via the coding sequence ATGGAATTTCTGAGCGGCCTCGGCTCGGGAGCCCAGCTCCGTAAGCTGCAGAAGGTGGCCGATCAGGTCAACTCCATCGAGGAGGACTTCCAGGCGATGTCCGACGCGGAGCTCCGCGCCGAGACCGACAAGTTCCGCGAGCGGATCGCCGACGGCGAGTCCCTCGACCGGATCATGCCAGAGGCCTTCGCCGTGGTGCGTGAGGCCTCCGTCCGGGTGCTCGGGAAGAGGCACTTCGATGTGCAGCTGATGGGCGGCGCGGCCCTCCACTGGGGCAACATCGCCGAGATGAAGACCGGTGAAGGCAAGACTCTGGTCGGCACGCTCCCCGCCTACCTGAACGCGCTGACGGGCCGGGGCGTGCACATCGTCACCACCAACGACTACCTCGCGAAGTACCAGTCGGAGCAGATGGGCCGCATCCACCACTTCCTCGGGCTCGAGGTCGGCGCGATCCTTGCGCAGATGACCCCCGAGGAGCGCCGCGAGGCCTACGCCTGCGACATCACCTACGGCACGAACAACGAGTTCGGCTTCGACTACCTGCGCGACAACATGGCGCTGCGCAAGTCCGACATGGTGCAGCGTGGCCATCACTTCGCCATCGTCGACGAGGTCGACTCCATCCTCATCGACGAGGCCCGCACGCCGCTGATCATCTCCGGTCCCGCCGAGGACAACAAGGAGTGGTACCCCGTCTTCTCGCGGCTCGCGCGCACGCTGACGCGCGACACCGACTACGAGGTCGACGAGAAGAAGCGCACCATCTCCGTGCTCGCGCCGGGCATCGAGAAGGTCGAGGACCGGCTCGGCATCGAGAACCTGTACGAGTCCGCGAACACCCCGCTGATCGGCTACCTGAACAACTCGATCAAGGCGAAGGAGCTGTTCAAGCGCGACAAGGACTACGTCATCGCCGACGGGGAGGTGCTGATCGTCGACGAGCACACCGGCCGCACGCTGGCGGGGCGCCGCTACAACGAGGGCCTGCACCAGGCGCTCGAGGCGAAGGAAGGCGTGAAGGTCAAGGACGAGTACCAGACGCTCGCCACGATCACGCTGCAGAACTACTTCCGCATGTACGACAAGCTCGCGGGCATGACCGGCACGGCCAAGACCGAGGAGTCCGAGTTCCAGAAGATCTACGGGCTGGGAGTCATCCCGATTCCGACCAACAGGCCGATGGTCCGCATCGACCAGCCCGACCTGATCTACCGCACGCAGGAGGCGAAGTACGACGCGATCGTCGCCGACGTCGTCGAGCGGCACGCCAAGGGTCAGCCGGTCCTCATCGGTACCGCCTCGGTGGAGAAGTCCGAGGTGCTGAGCGCGCTGCTGAAGAAGGCGCAGGTCACGCACACGGTCCTGAACGCCAAGCAGCACGAGCGTGAGGCCGCGATCGTCGCGGAGGCGGGCCGCAAGGGCGCCGTCACCGTGTCGACCAACATGGCAGGCCGAGGCACCGACATCATGCTGGGTGGCAACCCGGAGTTCCTTGCCGACCTCCAGCTGCGTAAGGAGGGCCTCGACCCGGTCGACACCCCCGAGGAGTACGAGGCGCGGTGGAACGACACCCTCGAGGCGCTCGAGAAGCAGACCCAGGTCGAGCACGAGGAGGTCGTCGAGGCCGGCGGCCTGTACGTCATCGGCTCCGAGCGTCACGAGTCCCGACGCATCGACAACCAGCTGCGTGGCCGTTCTGGCCGCCAGGGCGACCCGGGCGAGTCCCGCTTCTACCTGTCGCTGAGCGACGACCTGATGCGCCTGTTCCGTCCTGAGCTCCTCGAGCGTGCCCTTCTGATGATGAAGGTGCCTGACGACGTCCCCATCGACATGAAGTCGGTGTCGAAGTCCATCGAGGGAGCCCAGAAGCAGGTCGAGGGCCAGAACTTCGAGATGCGCAAGAACGTCCTGAAGTACGACGATGTCATGAACCGCCAGCGGCACGCCATCTACGGCGACCGTCGTCGGGTGCTCGACGGTGCCGACGTCTCAGAGCAGCTGCGCAGCACGTGCGAGCGGGTGGTTGCGGACGTCGTGCGGGCGCACACCGTCGGGATCCCGGAGGACTGGGACTTGGAGACGATGTTCACCGAGCTGAAGACCCTGTACCCCGTCAGCATCTCCGTCGAGGACGTCGAGGACGAGATCCCCGAGCAGGGCGAGCTCATCGAACTGGTGCAGGCCGATGCACTCAAGGCCTACGACGCGCGCGAGGCGGAGCTCGGCTCCGAGACCATGCGCGAGCTGGAGCGCCAGGTGCTGCTGACCGTCCTGGACAGGAAGTGGCGCGAGCACCTCTACGAGATGGACTACCTCCGCGAGGGCATCGGCCTGCGTGCCATGGCGCAGCGCGACCCGCTGGTCGAGTACCAGCGTGAGGGCGGCGACATGTTCAACGCCATGATGGAGGCGTTCATGGAGGAGGTCGTCGGCTTCCTCTTCAACCTCGAGGTCAAGCCCCGCGCGGTCGCCGACGCCCCGCAGGTCGGCGTCGTCACCGACGAGCACGGCAACCGCGTCGACATCGGCACGTTGACGGCTGCCCTCGACGCCGGCGAGGCAGATGAGGCCGCCGACGAGCCCGAGCCCGAGCCTGCCGCGCCGCTGGCCAAGGGCCTCGAGCGTAAGGCCGACGCCAACCTGTCCTACTCGGCGCCCAGCGAGACCGGGGAGGCGACCGACGTCAGCGGGGCCGCGAAGGCCGAGCCGAAGGTCGGACGCAACCAGCCCTGCCCCTGCGGCTCCGGCAAGAAGTACAAGTTCTGCCACGGGCGCGCCGGCGCCTGA
- the trpS gene encoding tryptophan--tRNA ligase yields MSLEPNTHDFEASLARSTQRSREIEAQVAKDPSKWRVLTGDRPTGHLHIGHYFGSLQNRVRLAGLGIDTMVLIADYQVITDRDGVGPIKERVYSLLTDYIAAGIDPEKVTIFTHSAVAALNQLMLPLLSLVTDAELRRNPTVKAELDDTGDRPMSGLMLTYPVHQAADILFCKANLVPVGKDQLPHLEQARVIARRFDERYGRFDPDAPVFPEPEALLSASGTILGLDGTKMSKSKGNTIELRMTADETAKLIKRAVTDSDRHITFDPENRPEVSNLINIAALCLDRDPVEIATEIGDGGGGGLKKLVTAAVNDYFAPHRARRAELEADPGYLHDLLAAGNAKANEIAEATLHEVRVAMQMDY; encoded by the coding sequence ATGTCGCTCGAGCCGAACACGCACGATTTCGAAGCCTCCCTGGCGCGCTCCACGCAGCGCAGCCGGGAGATCGAGGCTCAGGTGGCCAAGGACCCCTCGAAGTGGCGCGTGCTGACGGGGGACCGGCCGACGGGACACCTGCACATCGGACACTACTTCGGGTCGCTGCAGAACCGGGTGCGGCTTGCCGGCCTCGGGATCGACACCATGGTGCTGATCGCGGACTACCAGGTCATCACGGACCGCGACGGCGTCGGTCCCATCAAGGAGCGCGTGTACTCGCTGCTGACCGACTACATCGCGGCCGGCATCGACCCCGAGAAGGTCACGATCTTCACCCACTCGGCCGTCGCGGCCCTGAACCAGCTGATGCTGCCGCTCCTCTCGCTGGTCACCGACGCGGAGCTGCGGCGCAATCCGACCGTCAAGGCCGAGCTGGACGACACGGGGGACCGCCCGATGTCGGGCCTGATGCTCACCTACCCGGTCCACCAGGCCGCAGACATCCTGTTCTGCAAGGCCAACCTCGTGCCCGTCGGCAAGGACCAGCTGCCGCACCTGGAGCAGGCCCGCGTCATCGCCCGCCGCTTCGACGAGCGCTACGGCCGCTTCGACCCGGACGCGCCCGTGTTCCCGGAGCCGGAGGCCCTGCTGAGCGCGTCGGGCACCATCCTCGGCCTGGACGGCACGAAGATGAGCAAGTCGAAGGGCAACACGATCGAGCTGCGCATGACCGCCGACGAGACCGCCAAGCTCATCAAGCGGGCCGTGACGGACTCCGACCGCCACATCACGTTCGATCCGGAGAACCGGCCCGAGGTGTCCAACCTCATCAACATCGCCGCGCTGTGTCTCGACCGCGACCCCGTCGAGATCGCCACGGAGATCGGCGACGGCGGAGGCGGCGGCCTGAAGAAGCTCGTCACGGCCGCCGTCAACGATTACTTCGCGCCGCACCGCGCCCGACGCGCCGAGCTGGAGGCCGACCCGGGCTACCTGCACGACCTGCTCGCGGCCGGCAACGCGAAGGCCAACGAGATCGCGGAGGCGACGCTGCACGAGGTGCGCGTGGCGATGCAGATGGACTACTGA
- the ligD gene encoding non-homologous end-joining DNA ligase, with translation MSGTITTSLDGVTLALTHPDRPLFPDGFTKGELISYYVEVADVLLPHLAGRPITRVRFPQGTVGGSFYEKNVPAGAPTWVRTLPVATSSGPLPYVLAEDRPTLAWLANLSAVELHTPQWRAGDATLGPDGVVLDGADEPLTRTLMVDLDPGEGLTIADSATAAILAATTLADLGLEPLVKSSGNKGLQLSVPIAPTPCSEAHAWARGLAGLLARRHPKTFVATMAKAARAGLVYVDFGQNLAARNTISPYSVRGVETPAVATPLTWDEVGGLTRRTQPLRITPAQVLDRVSRNGDLWQAALRGDASAPLPTLAT, from the coding sequence ATGAGCGGGACCATCACGACCAGCCTCGACGGGGTGACGCTGGCCCTGACCCACCCGGACCGTCCGCTGTTCCCCGATGGCTTCACCAAGGGCGAGCTCATCTCCTACTACGTGGAGGTCGCCGACGTCCTGCTCCCGCACCTGGCCGGGCGGCCGATCACGCGCGTCAGGTTCCCGCAGGGCACCGTCGGAGGGTCGTTCTATGAGAAGAACGTGCCGGCCGGCGCCCCCACCTGGGTCCGGACGCTACCCGTCGCAACGTCGTCGGGCCCGCTGCCCTATGTGCTGGCCGAGGACCGCCCGACGCTGGCCTGGCTCGCCAACCTCTCTGCCGTCGAACTCCACACGCCCCAGTGGCGCGCGGGCGACGCGACCCTCGGCCCCGACGGCGTCGTCCTCGACGGCGCCGACGAGCCCCTCACACGCACCCTCATGGTCGACCTCGACCCTGGCGAGGGGCTGACGATCGCCGACTCTGCGACCGCCGCGATCCTGGCGGCCACGACGCTGGCCGATCTCGGGCTGGAGCCCCTGGTGAAGTCGTCCGGGAACAAGGGCCTGCAGCTGAGCGTGCCGATCGCGCCCACCCCCTGCAGCGAGGCGCACGCGTGGGCGCGGGGCCTGGCCGGGCTGCTGGCGCGTCGACATCCGAAGACGTTCGTCGCGACCATGGCGAAGGCCGCCCGCGCCGGGCTGGTGTATGTCGATTTCGGCCAGAACCTGGCCGCGCGCAACACGATCTCCCCGTACTCGGTGCGGGGCGTCGAGACCCCTGCCGTGGCGACGCCGCTGACCTGGGACGAGGTCGGCGGCCTCACCCGTCGGACGCAACCCCTGAGGATCACCCCCGCCCAGGTGCTCGACCGGGTGTCCAGGAACGGCGATCTGTGGCAGGCAGCGCTCCGCGGTGACGCCTCAGCTCCCCTGCCAACCCTCGCGACCTGA